One Pleurocapsa sp. PCC 7327 DNA segment encodes these proteins:
- a CDS encoding glycosyltransferase family 39 protein codes for MQTTSVKRSGLEKPGRIWVSNWRWLYALLAIVLAIGIFFRFANLDRKVYWNDEAVTSLRISGYTEAEIIQQVYDGRAIDVSEIMKYQRPNPEKGLDGVINSLATEDAHLSLLYHVLARVWVDWFGSSIAAIRSLSALLSLLALLCLYWLCRELFNSPLTGWIGMALMAVSPFHVLYAQEARQYSLWTVTLLLSSAALLRALRVQTKISWVVYAATAALAIYSHTLSILVVAGQGIYVLCIERFRLSKRFFAYLLSAIGGFLAFVPWLIVAIAQSSKISSNVSRTNINIGLLALIKSWCQSLYRIFVDIPNLGDYFFPIIFLLTIYALYYLVRKRSKETYLFIVILIGTALALAIPDILLGGKRSSDSRYLIPSYLGIELAIAYLFSTQLVALKSRWKSFWSFVLVALMSVGIVSCAISSQAQAWWNKSSGYYNPQIAEIINQTNNSLVISDNTPGRILSLSHLLNRRVKLLLLSRPDSLKISGNFDNIFVYQPSSKLEKQIEQEKNYHLKDMLKGWLWKLDKIGDR; via the coding sequence ATGCAGACAACGAGCGTCAAGCGATCGGGCTTAGAAAAACCGGGGCGAATTTGGGTCTCTAATTGGCGTTGGCTATACGCGCTTTTGGCTATCGTGCTGGCGATCGGGATTTTTTTTCGCTTTGCTAACTTAGACAGAAAAGTTTACTGGAATGACGAAGCTGTAACCTCTCTAAGAATAAGCGGCTATACCGAAGCCGAGATAATCCAGCAGGTCTATGATGGCAGAGCGATCGATGTTTCTGAAATAATGAAGTATCAACGCCCCAATCCCGAAAAAGGATTAGATGGCGTTATTAATTCCCTAGCAACTGAAGACGCGCATCTTTCGCTTCTCTATCACGTCCTAGCTAGAGTTTGGGTAGACTGGTTTGGCAGTTCGATCGCTGCTATTAGAAGTTTATCTGCTCTATTGAGTTTGCTAGCTTTACTTTGTCTCTATTGGCTGTGCCGGGAATTGTTTAACTCGCCTTTAACTGGCTGGATTGGTATGGCTTTGATGGCTGTTTCGCCATTTCACGTGCTCTACGCGCAAGAGGCAAGACAGTATAGCCTGTGGACGGTTACCCTATTACTGTCCAGCGCTGCACTGCTGAGGGCATTACGAGTCCAGACCAAGATAAGTTGGGTCGTGTATGCGGCAACAGCAGCCCTGGCAATTTATTCTCATACCTTATCTATCCTGGTTGTCGCTGGACAGGGCATCTACGTTTTGTGCATCGAACGCTTTCGACTGAGTAAACGTTTTTTTGCCTATCTTTTGTCGGCAATCGGAGGATTTCTTGCGTTTGTTCCCTGGTTAATCGTTGCGATCGCTCAATCATCTAAAATTAGTAGCAATGTCTCTAGAACTAACATCAACATAGGTTTGCTAGCTTTAATCAAAAGCTGGTGTCAAAGTCTTTATCGAATTTTTGTAGATATTCCTAATCTCGGCGATTATTTTTTTCCTATTATTTTCTTGCTAACGATCTATGCTCTTTATTACCTTGTTCGTAAGCGTTCAAAAGAGACTTATTTATTTATTGTAATTTTAATCGGAACAGCCTTAGCATTAGCGATCCCTGATATTCTTTTAGGAGGAAAACGGTCTAGTGACAGTCGTTATTTAATTCCTAGTTATCTTGGTATTGAGCTAGCTATAGCCTATCTATTTTCGACTCAACTCGTCGCCTTAAAATCCAGGTGGAAGTCATTCTGGAGCTTTGTTCTCGTTGCCCTTATGTCAGTGGGAATTGTTTCTTGTGCGATTAGTTCTCAAGCACAAGCGTGGTGGAATAAATCCAGCGGCTATTATAATCCTCAAATAGCCGAAATTATCAATCAAACCAACAATTCTCTTGTCATTAGCGATAATACGCCGGGAAGAATTTTGTCTCTCAGTCATTTACTTAATAGAAGGGTTAAACTTTTGTTACTATCTCGGCCAGATTCTCTAAAAATTTCTGGAAATTTTGACAATATTTTTGTCTATCAACCCTCTTCTAAATTAGAGAAGCAGATCGAGCAAGAAAAAAATTATCATCTAAAAGATATGTTAAAAGGTTGGCTGTGGAAGTTGGATAAGATTGGGGATCGATGA
- a CDS encoding 4a-hydroxytetrahydrobiopterin dehydratase: MLSNLKKNLTLGIAIACLLLVHASYTLANEPPNNSTRLTQAEISQQIKNLPGWTLEDGQLRRTYSFSNFVEAIAFVNRLVAPAEAAGHHPDLSISYNRVTVSLTTHDAGGLTQKDFELAQIISQLFSQTQSE, encoded by the coding sequence ATGCTTTCTAATCTGAAAAAAAATCTGACATTAGGTATAGCGATCGCCTGTCTTCTCCTAGTTCATGCTAGCTATACTTTAGCCAACGAACCGCCTAACAATTCAACTAGGCTGACCCAAGCAGAGATATCCCAACAGATAAAAAACTTACCTGGCTGGACGCTCGAAGATGGGCAGCTTCGTCGTACCTATTCTTTCAGCAATTTTGTCGAGGCGATCGCTTTTGTCAATCGCTTGGTAGCACCTGCCGAGGCAGCAGGACACCATCCAGACTTATCGATTTCTTACAATCGAGTTACTGTCAGTTTGACTACCCACGATGCAGGGGGACTAACCCAAAAAGACTTCGAGCTAGCCCAAATTATTTCTCAACTATTTTCTCAGACTCAATCGGAATGA
- the argH gene encoding argininosuccinate lyase, translating to MTEKKTWSDRFEGTLHPAIARFNASIGFDIELIEYDITGSIAHAKMLAHTGIIERSEAGQLVAGLEQIRQEYRNGKFNPGIEQEDVHFAVERRLIEIVGDVGKKLHTARSRNDQVGTDIRLYLRDRIDEIRHRLRQFQRVLLRHAEARVETLIPGYTHLQRAQPISLAHHLLAYFQMAQRDWERLGEIRSRTNILPLGCGALAGTTFPIDRQYSANLLGFEGVYGNSLDGVSDRDFAIEFLGAASLIMVHLSRLSEEIILWASQEFNFVTLKDSCATGSSIMPQKKNPDVPELVRGKSGRVFGHLQGMLVLMKGLPLAYNKDLQEDKEALFDAVKTVRACLEAITILLDEGLEFRDERLAEAVSEDFSNATDVADYLAARGVPFREAYNLVGKVVKTSLAAGKLLKDLTLEEWKQLHPAFEGDIYEAIAPKQVVAARNSYGGTGFEQVRQALATAKSLVEN from the coding sequence GTGACAGAAAAAAAGACTTGGAGCGATCGCTTTGAAGGGACGCTGCATCCCGCGATCGCCCGTTTCAATGCCAGCATCGGTTTCGATATCGAACTGATCGAATACGACATAACGGGTTCGATTGCCCATGCGAAAATGCTTGCCCATACGGGGATTATCGAGCGATCGGAAGCTGGGCAGTTAGTCGCCGGATTGGAACAGATTCGTCAAGAATATCGAAACGGCAAATTTAATCCCGGCATCGAACAAGAAGACGTTCACTTTGCCGTCGAACGACGATTGATAGAAATCGTCGGCGATGTAGGCAAAAAATTACACACGGCGCGATCGCGCAACGACCAAGTAGGCACCGACATCCGCCTCTATCTGCGCGATCGCATCGACGAGATCCGGCATCGATTGCGGCAGTTTCAACGGGTTCTCCTGCGCCATGCCGAAGCTCGCGTAGAAACCCTCATCCCCGGCTATACTCATCTACAACGAGCGCAACCGATAAGTTTAGCCCATCACTTGCTAGCGTACTTTCAAATGGCGCAGCGAGACTGGGAACGCCTGGGAGAGATTCGCTCTAGAACGAATATTTTGCCCTTGGGATGCGGTGCATTAGCTGGAACGACTTTTCCCATCGATCGCCAATACAGCGCCAATCTATTAGGCTTTGAGGGCGTTTATGGCAATAGTTTGGATGGCGTGAGCGATCGCGATTTTGCGATCGAATTTCTGGGTGCTGCTAGCTTGATTATGGTTCACCTGAGTCGCCTAAGCGAAGAAATTATCCTTTGGGCATCTCAGGAATTCAATTTCGTTACCCTCAAAGATAGCTGTGCCACGGGTTCGAGCATTATGCCGCAAAAGAAAAACCCCGACGTACCCGAACTGGTACGCGGGAAAAGCGGACGCGTCTTTGGACACTTGCAAGGAATGCTAGTTTTGATGAAAGGCCTGCCATTAGCGTATAACAAAGACTTGCAAGAAGATAAAGAAGCCCTTTTTGATGCGGTTAAAACTGTGCGAGCTTGCCTGGAGGCAATAACGATTTTATTGGATGAGGGATTGGAATTTCGAGACGAACGACTGGCAGAGGCAGTCTCTGAGGATTTCTCCAATGCGACGGATGTTGCTGATTATTTAGCAGCGCGAGGAGTTCCTTTCCGGGAAGCTTATAATTTAGTAGGGAAAGTCGTCAAGACCAGTCTCGCTGCGGGTAAATTGCTCAAAGACTTAACCCTAGAGGAATGGAAGCAATTGCATCCAGCCTTTGAAGGAGATATTTACGAAGCGATCGCTCCCAAACAAGTGGTTGCAGCTCGCAACAGTTATGGCGGGACGGGTTTCGAGCAAGTTCGTCAAGCTCTGGCTACAGCTAAATCTTTAGTTGAGAACTAG
- a CDS encoding DUF3288 family protein, with translation MASAANSQDQRHPLEKQDREIVNRLLQGNPDPLNLAELARLRIRYRNFPGARDIQRDLDVILRQWQITEEQLFEKTRQLHLTERIYQRRQSEEQQDWS, from the coding sequence ATGGCTTCGGCAGCGAACTCTCAAGATCAACGACATCCCCTAGAAAAGCAGGATCGGGAAATTGTCAATCGTCTTTTGCAAGGAAATCCCGATCCCTTAAACTTGGCAGAACTTGCCCGACTGCGGATTCGTTACCGAAATTTTCCGGGGGCGAGGGATATTCAAAGAGACTTGGATGTAATCCTGAGACAGTGGCAAATAACCGAAGAACAACTTTTTGAGAAAACGCGCCAACTTCATCTGACGGAGCGAATTTATCAGCGCCGCCAAAGTGAAGAGCAACAAGATTGGAGTTAA
- a CDS encoding alpha/beta hydrolase yields the protein MGKITALALVKGIFVTGGILATVYIGVCLFLKFWQTRMIFFPPAGIATTPAEVNLSYEEVWLPVSTGKIHGWWIRSPKAEAPVLLYFHGNGSNIGDNVHRASRFHQLGLSVLLIDYRGYGKSSGPFPNESLVYEDAEAAWTYLTQQRRIAPKNIFLYGHSLGGAIAIEMAARHPDIAGIIVEGAFTSVRAVVDEVSLYRLFPVDLILTQRFDSLAKVRSLQMPILFIHGTADEIIPVKMSQELYQAAPEPKQLLLVPNAGHNDTAELGGMQYLQTIWEFIEQTRKRNASLR from the coding sequence GTGGGTAAAATTACTGCTTTAGCTTTGGTCAAAGGAATTTTCGTTACAGGAGGAATCTTAGCAACTGTCTACATCGGAGTCTGCCTGTTTTTGAAATTCTGGCAGACGCGAATGATTTTTTTTCCGCCTGCCGGGATCGCAACAACGCCAGCAGAAGTCAATCTCAGCTATGAGGAAGTTTGGTTGCCCGTCTCAACGGGGAAAATACATGGTTGGTGGATACGATCCCCAAAAGCCGAAGCTCCCGTCTTGCTCTATTTTCATGGTAACGGAAGCAACATCGGCGATAACGTCCATCGCGCTTCTCGCTTTCACCAGTTAGGACTATCCGTATTGCTCATTGACTATCGCGGTTATGGCAAAAGTTCGGGACCATTTCCCAATGAGTCCCTTGTTTACGAGGATGCGGAAGCAGCTTGGACTTATTTAACTCAACAGCGAAGGATTGCGCCCAAAAACATTTTTCTTTACGGTCATTCATTAGGTGGCGCGATCGCCATTGAAATGGCGGCACGACACCCCGACATCGCGGGTATCATCGTAGAAGGGGCTTTCACGTCCGTAAGGGCAGTGGTAGACGAGGTCAGCTTGTATCGACTGTTCCCCGTAGATTTGATTCTGACTCAGCGATTCGATTCTCTTGCCAAAGTGCGATCGCTGCAAATGCCAATCCTCTTTATTCACGGCACGGCTGACGAGATAATCCCTGTTAAAATGAGCCAAGAACTCTACCAGGCTGCACCGGAACCCAAACAACTGCTGTTAGTGCCTAATGCAGGACACAACGATACGGCTGAACTGGGAGGGATGCAGTATCTTCAAACAATCTGGGAATTTATCGAGCAAACGCGCAAGAGAAACGCATCCCTAAGATAG
- a CDS encoding GAF domain-containing SpoIIE family protein phosphatase gives MTAVPIPRQPSSTDKNANPSGVRTETTPVLALKELVASLYREQNKIQNLLSSLGFALRSFNNLNQFLELTPLMAARVTDADGSALILLKSNGQISLEQLHCQEHQATQELRRLLDGVIRQANTSENQRNKNSNNSPILLLPSLLDEQIRQALGPQVRLYSTPVLVKNVERGRFYIFSSDPDYVWTQTRRKLLQLVADQTAVAIANNELTVELRSKERQDRELEIASEIQLRLLPRKCPKIQGVELAARCRNANRVGGDYYDFIPTNYDQLRQTQEGKIDKQTACCVPWSIVIGDVMGKGVPAGLIMTMTRGMLRAEVLNRHSPAQILQHLNRVMYADLDESHRFVTLFYSEYDPQSQILSYSNAAHNPPLMWRTSSQEIERLDTNGMLIGVDADSQYEDAKVQLKPGDTIIYYTDGFTDAVNPNGDRFEEKGLIEAFRQACQQCHSPQEILDYLFEQVDRFVSGENSNGDDMTLVVMRVQSSE, from the coding sequence ATGACTGCTGTGCCTATTCCCCGCCAGCCCTCTTCAACCGATAAGAATGCAAACCCTAGTGGTGTCAGAACTGAAACTACGCCAGTATTGGCACTGAAGGAACTGGTAGCAAGTTTGTACCGAGAACAAAACAAAATTCAAAATTTGTTGAGTTCTCTGGGCTTTGCTTTGCGTAGCTTTAATAACCTCAATCAATTTTTGGAGTTAACGCCATTAATGGCGGCACGAGTCACCGATGCTGACGGCAGCGCTCTGATTTTGTTGAAATCGAACGGGCAGATATCCCTAGAACAGCTACATTGTCAGGAACATCAGGCAACTCAAGAACTTCGTCGCCTGCTCGATGGCGTGATTCGTCAAGCCAATACCTCAGAAAACCAAAGAAACAAAAATTCGAACAATTCGCCTATCTTACTATTACCATCGTTGCTTGACGAGCAAATCAGGCAGGCTTTGGGACCTCAAGTACGACTCTACAGCACGCCAGTTTTGGTCAAAAATGTCGAGAGAGGGCGTTTTTATATCTTTAGTAGCGATCCAGACTACGTTTGGACTCAAACTCGGCGGAAGTTACTTCAGCTAGTTGCCGATCAAACAGCCGTAGCGATCGCCAATAATGAATTGACTGTCGAATTGCGCTCTAAAGAACGTCAGGATCGAGAACTAGAAATTGCCTCAGAAATTCAGCTACGCCTACTACCCAGGAAATGCCCAAAAATACAAGGGGTCGAACTAGCTGCTAGGTGCAGAAATGCCAATCGCGTCGGCGGAGACTACTACGACTTCATTCCCACTAACTACGACCAACTGCGGCAAACCCAAGAAGGCAAGATTGACAAACAAACTGCCTGCTGCGTTCCCTGGAGTATCGTCATCGGCGACGTGATGGGCAAAGGAGTTCCGGCAGGTTTAATCATGACCATGACCAGAGGCATGCTGAGGGCAGAAGTTCTCAACCGTCATTCTCCAGCTCAAATTCTGCAACACTTAAATCGGGTCATGTATGCCGATTTAGACGAGTCTCATCGCTTTGTCACCCTATTTTATTCAGAATACGACCCTCAAAGTCAAATTCTCTCTTATAGTAATGCTGCTCACAATCCCCCGCTCATGTGGCGAACTTCTAGCCAAGAAATCGAACGCTTGGATACAAATGGAATGTTGATTGGCGTGGATGCCGATTCTCAATACGAAGATGCCAAGGTTCAGCTAAAGCCAGGAGATACCATTATTTACTACACGGATGGGTTTACCGATGCGGTAAACCCCAACGGCGATCGCTTTGAAGAAAAAGGCTTGATAGAAGCTTTTCGGCAAGCCTGCCAGCAATGTCACAGCCCTCAAGAAATTCTCGACTATCTATTCGAGCAAGTCGATCGCTTCGTTAGCGGAGAAAATAGTAATGGGGATGATATGACCTTAGTGGTGATGCGGGTACAATCTTCGGAGTAA
- a CDS encoding glycosyltransferase produces MSDRIFLSLIIISAIIWIYLLGFRGQFWRSNQRFKPQTIELESYPSVTAIIPARNEAELLPIALRSVLNQDYPGSFSVILVDDRSTDGTANLAKEVAEKSSKPQQLKVIESQPLPPGWTGKLWAIEQGISQAQKITPLPDYFWLTDADIEHDLTNLRQLVIKAQRDNLNLVSLMVLLKCQTFWEKLLIPAFVFFFQKLYPFAWVNDPNNPTAAAAGGCIVIQRQALECIGGIQAVRQALIDDCTLAQAVKSSSQSDRTKSIWLGLTTTTHSLRTYSSLSRIWDTIARTAFTQLNYSAWLLLATLLGMVLTYLVSPIGLVISILTRDWITAITSLFTWSLMTVAYLPTIRLYKISSLWAFYLPAIAFLYILMTIDSAVRYWRGQGGAWKGRVYPQV; encoded by the coding sequence ATGAGCGATCGCATTTTTTTATCATTAATAATTATCTCCGCAATTATCTGGATATATTTATTAGGATTTCGCGGACAATTTTGGCGATCGAATCAACGTTTTAAACCCCAGACAATCGAACTAGAATCTTATCCTTCAGTCACGGCAATAATTCCTGCTCGTAATGAGGCTGAATTGCTGCCAATCGCATTGCGATCGGTTTTGAATCAAGACTACCCTGGCTCTTTTTCTGTCATTTTAGTAGACGATCGCAGTACGGATGGAACGGCAAACCTAGCTAAAGAAGTCGCCGAAAAATCAAGCAAACCCCAGCAATTAAAAGTCATTGAGTCCCAACCTTTACCGCCGGGTTGGACGGGGAAACTTTGGGCAATAGAACAAGGAATTAGTCAGGCTCAAAAAATAACGCCATTGCCCGATTATTTTTGGCTTACGGATGCCGATATCGAGCATGACCTTACCAATCTTCGTCAGCTAGTTATTAAGGCTCAAAGAGACAATCTAAACTTAGTTTCTTTAATGGTGTTGTTAAAATGTCAGACTTTTTGGGAAAAACTTCTGATTCCGGCATTCGTTTTTTTCTTTCAAAAACTTTATCCCTTTGCTTGGGTAAATGACCCTAATAATCCTACTGCTGCCGCTGCCGGAGGATGCATTGTAATCCAGCGTCAGGCGTTAGAGTGTATTGGTGGCATTCAAGCAGTCCGACAAGCTTTGATCGATGATTGTACTCTAGCCCAAGCAGTAAAATCTAGCAGTCAATCAGATCGAACAAAATCAATCTGGTTAGGATTGACAACCACTACTCATAGCTTGCGAACCTATTCTTCCTTGTCTAGGATCTGGGATACGATCGCACGGACAGCTTTTACACAGCTTAACTATTCAGCTTGGTTGTTACTCGCTACATTGCTCGGTATGGTTTTAACCTATTTAGTTTCTCCGATAGGCTTGGTAATAAGCATATTGACGAGAGATTGGATAACCGCTATAACTAGCTTATTTACTTGGTCGCTTATGACTGTTGCATATTTGCCAACCATTAGACTGTACAAAATCTCCTCCCTATGGGCATTTTATTTGCCCGCGATCGCTTTTCTTTATATACTGATGACAATTGATTCTGCCGTTCGTTATTGGCGAGGGCAAGGGGGAGCCTGGAAGGGACGAGTTTATCCTCAAGTGTAG
- a CDS encoding SDR family NAD(P)-dependent oxidoreductase, translated as MKGLKDKNALITGATSGIGQAIAIRLAQEGCNRPPAKVRVS; from the coding sequence ATGAAAGGATTAAAAGACAAAAATGCTCTAATTACAGGGGCAACTTCGGGGATAGGGCAAGCGATCGCTATCCGTCTCGCTCAAGAGGGTTGCAATAGACCTCCAGCAAAAGTCAGAGTAAGTTAG
- a CDS encoding glycosyltransferase family 2 protein encodes MFFSVVIPTYNRKLILEKCLVALENQQLTDTKVSSYEVVLVDDGSTDGTLGWLADRADKFPRVRCFSQVRQGAAAARNLGVEQAKGDIIIFIDSDLIVTEQFLQAHADALVKGEKQLGSDRLFTYGWVINTCNFDNPTAEPYKLTDFSAAYFATGNVAIARKWLEQAGLFDTRFQLYGWEDLELGVRLKKLGLKLIKCPAAVGYHWHPPFSLDQIPKLIEKEIHRGRMGVLFYQKHPTWEVRMMIQMTWLHRLLWGLLSCGGRFNEHSMAPLLQWLIDRGKSQLALEIARIFLNWHNVRGVYAAYEEIQQSS; translated from the coding sequence GTGTTTTTCAGCGTTGTTATCCCCACCTATAACCGGAAGCTGATTTTAGAAAAATGCTTAGTAGCTTTAGAAAATCAGCAATTGACTGATACTAAAGTTAGCAGCTATGAAGTTGTACTGGTCGATGACGGTTCTACCGATGGAACGTTGGGATGGTTAGCAGATCGTGCAGATAAATTTCCTCGCGTCCGTTGTTTCTCTCAGGTTCGTCAAGGAGCTGCGGCAGCTCGAAATTTAGGCGTCGAGCAAGCCAAAGGAGATATAATTATCTTTATCGATAGCGACTTAATTGTCACCGAGCAATTTCTTCAGGCACACGCTGACGCCTTGGTGAAAGGAGAAAAACAACTAGGCAGCGATCGCCTTTTTACCTACGGCTGGGTCATCAATACCTGTAATTTCGACAATCCTACTGCTGAACCCTATAAACTAACTGACTTTTCAGCCGCCTATTTTGCTACTGGCAATGTTGCGATCGCCCGGAAATGGCTCGAACAAGCCGGACTTTTTGACACCCGCTTTCAACTTTACGGTTGGGAAGACTTGGAATTAGGCGTTCGTCTCAAAAAATTAGGACTCAAATTGATCAAATGTCCGGCTGCTGTTGGCTATCATTGGCATCCTCCTTTTAGCCTAGACCAAATTCCCAAACTGATCGAAAAAGAAATTCATCGCGGACGCATGGGAGTTCTTTTTTACCAAAAGCATCCTACTTGGGAAGTACGAATGATGATCCAGATGACTTGGCTTCATCGCCTTCTGTGGGGGTTACTCTCCTGCGGAGGCAGATTTAACGAGCATAGCATGGCTCCATTATTGCAATGGTTAATCGATCGCGGTAAATCTCAACTTGCCCTAGAAATTGCGCGAATTTTTTTAAATTGGCACAATGTTAGGGGTGTTTATGCCGCTTACGAAGAAATACAGCAGAGTTCTTAA
- the shc gene encoding squalene--hopene cyclase: MQTQDRVTRNGDSKAFSKVSEAIAASQNYLLSIQDPQGYWWAELESNVTITSEVVLLHKIWGTDRDRPLHKVEAYLRAEQREHGGWELFCGDGGDLSTSVEAYMALRLLGVPQSDPALLRAKDFILKRGGISKTRIFTKIHLALIGCYDWRGVPAIPPWIMLFPENFPFTIYEMSSWARSSTVPLLIVFDRKPVFVTEPAITLDELYAEGIENARYELPLRGDWTDVFVWLDKAFKLAEDLHLVPWRQAGVDAAEKWILERQEVSGDWGGIIPAMLNSLLSLRVLGYDTADPVVERGLKAIDNFAIATEETYRVQPCVSPVWDTAWTLRALVESGIAPDNPALARGGEWLLGKQILSYGDWAVKNKQGKPGGWAFEFENRFYPDLDDSAVVVMALNGLKLPNESLKQAAIKRCVAWMATMQCRSGGWAAFDVDNDQNWLNYLPYADLKAMIDPNTADVTARVLEMLGSGNLMMDSDRVERATAFLEKQQEADGSWFGRWGVNYIYGTSGAISALAVIAPRTHQRQLQGGAAWLVGCQNPDGGWGETCRSYDDPTLKGKGVSTASQTAWALIGLLAAGQATGKFEQRAIESGINYLVAVQRSDGTWDECEFTGTGFPGHFYLKYHLYQQYFPLIALSRYQRLQPYIS, encoded by the coding sequence ATGCAGACGCAAGACAGAGTAACTCGCAACGGGGATTCAAAAGCCTTTTCTAAGGTCAGCGAAGCCATTGCAGCCAGCCAAAATTATCTCCTTTCAATTCAAGATCCACAAGGGTACTGGTGGGCGGAACTAGAATCTAACGTAACGATAACCTCAGAAGTCGTCTTACTGCATAAAATTTGGGGAACCGATCGCGATCGACCCTTACACAAAGTAGAAGCTTATCTACGCGCCGAGCAACGAGAACATGGAGGTTGGGAACTCTTTTGCGGCGATGGCGGCGATCTCAGTACCTCGGTAGAAGCTTATATGGCACTGAGGTTGTTGGGAGTTCCCCAAAGCGATCCTGCATTGCTTCGCGCTAAAGATTTTATCCTTAAGCGAGGCGGGATCTCTAAAACCCGCATTTTCACGAAAATACACCTTGCCTTGATTGGCTGTTATGACTGGCGGGGCGTTCCTGCTATTCCGCCCTGGATTATGCTGTTTCCCGAAAACTTCCCCTTCACGATTTACGAAATGTCTAGTTGGGCAAGGAGTAGCACCGTTCCCCTTTTAATTGTTTTCGATAGAAAGCCCGTTTTTGTCACCGAACCCGCCATTACCCTAGACGAATTGTATGCCGAAGGCATTGAGAATGCGAGATACGAGTTACCCCTCCGGGGCGACTGGACGGATGTCTTTGTCTGGCTGGATAAAGCTTTTAAATTAGCCGAAGATTTGCATTTAGTTCCCTGGCGACAAGCAGGTGTCGATGCGGCTGAAAAATGGATATTGGAAAGACAAGAAGTCAGCGGAGATTGGGGCGGAATTATCCCAGCGATGCTAAATTCCCTGCTGTCGTTGCGAGTCCTGGGCTACGACACAGCCGATCCCGTTGTAGAACGGGGGCTGAAAGCGATCGATAACTTTGCGATCGCAACAGAAGAAACTTATCGAGTACAGCCGTGCGTTTCTCCAGTTTGGGATACGGCTTGGACGCTACGCGCTTTGGTAGAATCGGGGATCGCGCCCGATAATCCTGCTCTCGCTCGCGGTGGAGAATGGCTGCTAGGCAAGCAAATTTTGAGTTATGGAGACTGGGCAGTCAAAAATAAACAAGGCAAGCCTGGAGGGTGGGCATTTGAGTTTGAAAACCGCTTCTATCCCGATTTAGACGATTCTGCCGTCGTCGTTATGGCATTAAACGGGCTAAAACTGCCCAACGAATCACTCAAACAAGCTGCCATCAAGCGCTGCGTTGCTTGGATGGCAACGATGCAGTGTCGATCGGGGGGTTGGGCGGCTTTCGATGTCGATAACGACCAAAACTGGCTCAATTATTTACCCTACGCCGATCTCAAAGCCATGATAGACCCCAATACGGCAGACGTGACGGCTAGAGTACTAGAGATGCTCGGTTCTGGGAATTTAATGATGGATAGCGATCGCGTAGAACGGGCGACCGCGTTTCTAGAAAAGCAACAAGAAGCAGATGGCAGTTGGTTTGGTCGTTGGGGCGTGAATTATATCTACGGAACGAGTGGGGCGATCTCTGCCCTAGCCGTTATTGCACCTCGGACTCACCAACGCCAGCTCCAAGGCGGTGCCGCTTGGCTGGTCGGCTGTCAAAATCCCGATGGCGGCTGGGGGGAAACCTGCCGCAGCTACGACGATCCCACCCTAAAAGGAAAAGGGGTCAGTACTGCCTCGCAAACGGCTTGGGCGTTAATAGGTTTGCTAGCAGCAGGTCAAGCAACGGGGAAATTTGAGCAAAGAGCGATCGAAAGCGGCATTAACTATCTCGTAGCCGTTCAGCGTTCCGACGGTACTTGGGACGAATGCGAGTTTACGGGAACGGGTTTTCCCGGTCATTTCTATCTCAAATATCATCTCTATCAGCAATATTTTCCGCTTATTGCTCTAAGCCGCTACCAACGATTGCAACCTTATATCTCATAA
- a CDS encoding NUDIX hydrolase: MLRAWRFISTVIGIIFRHPVTGTTIIPILPDGRIILIRRRDTGQWSLPGGIVDWGEDIATTARRELAEETGLELVKIRRLVGVYSSPDRDPRIHSITVSIEAEVRGALAIGDTLEVSDAKAFLPEDLPLGNLSHDHDRQLQDYFKGSTILA; this comes from the coding sequence ATGCTTCGTGCTTGGCGATTTATTTCAACCGTAATCGGCATTATCTTCCGCCATCCAGTCACGGGAACGACGATTATCCCGATCCTGCCAGATGGACGAATCATCTTAATTCGTCGGCGCGATACGGGTCAATGGTCTTTGCCAGGAGGAATCGTGGATTGGGGAGAAGATATTGCGACGACTGCACGTCGAGAGTTGGCAGAGGAAACCGGATTAGAACTGGTCAAGATTCGGCGATTAGTTGGCGTATACTCTTCACCAGACCGCGATCCCAGAATTCATTCGATTACAGTTTCTATCGAAGCAGAAGTTCGGGGGGCTTTAGCTATTGGAGATACTTTGGAAGTCTCCGATGCTAAAGCATTTTTGCCAGAGGATTTGCCTCTGGGCAACCTCTCCCACGATCACGATCGACAGTTGCAAGACTATTTTAAAGGCTCAACTATCCTCGCGTAA